In Silene latifolia isolate original U9 population chromosome X, ASM4854445v1, whole genome shotgun sequence, the following proteins share a genomic window:
- the LOC141617497 gene encoding uncharacterized protein LOC141617497 — translation MTYTSSKLFLCLLVGALAVYTTTSARSLVSTHSSFDDEKFFGHHGGGLGGGGGGGLGGEGGGGLGGGAGSGFGGGAGAGGGAGGGLGGGGGLGGGGGGGLGGGHGGGLGGGAGSGGGVGFGGGAGSGGGAGGGLGGGAGGGGGLGGGGGSGGGLGGGAGAGGGAGFGGGAGSGGGLGGGSGGGLGGGGGSGGGGGLGGGGGSGGGAGFGGGAGGGAGGGLGGGAGGGGGFGGGGGGGHGGGLGGGSGGGFGGGAGGGSGIGGGGLP, via the coding sequence ATGACTTATACTAGTAGCAAGCTCTTTTTGTGTTTACTAGTTGGTGCCCTAGCGGTTTACACAACTACAAGCGCTAGGAGCCTTGTGAGCACTCACTCATCGTTTGATGATGAGAAGTTTTTTGGCCACCATGGAGGCGGCCTAGGAGGAGGTGGCGGTGGCGGCCTTGGAGGTGAAGGCGGTGGTGGCCTTGGAGGAGGCGCAGGTTCTGGATTCGGAGGAGGAGCTGGTGCTGGAGGAGGAGCTGGTGGTGGTCTTGGAGGTGGAGGTGGTCTTGGAGGTGGAGGCGGTGGAGGGCTTGGTGGAGGACATGGTGGTGGACTTGGTGGGGGAGCTGGTTCAGGAGGTGGTGTTGGTTTTGGTGGTGGAGCTGGTAGTGGAGGTGGAGCTGGTGGTGGATTAGGCGGAGGAGCTGGAGGCGGTGGTGGTTTAGGAGGCGGTGGAGGTAGTGGTGGTGGACTTGGTGGTGGAGCTGGTGCAGGAGGCGGTGCTGGATTTGGTGGAGGAGCTGGATCTGGTGGTGGATTAGGTGGAGGCTCTGGTGGCGGTCTTGGAGGTGGAGGTGGaagtggtggaggtggtggaCTTGGTGGTGGAGGTGGTTCAGGAGGTGGTGCTGGGTTTGGTGGTGGAGCTGGAGGTGGAGCCGGTGGTGGACTAGGTGGAGGAGCTGGAGGTGGTGGTGGGTTTGGTGGAGGAGGTGGGGGTGGTCATGGCGGTGGTCTCGGTGGTGGTTCTGGTGGTGGATTCGGTGGAGGAGCTGGTGGTGGCAGTGGCATTGGAGGCGGTGGGCTACCATGA